In Artemia franciscana chromosome 8, ASM3288406v1, whole genome shotgun sequence, a genomic segment contains:
- the LOC136030401 gene encoding galactosylceramide sulfotransferase-like, translated as MTKRISFILLSISWIIGFVTVFQWKLHDRVGNENSPLVNNARKVMPVATVTKQTCEPKRKIGFLKMHKCASTTVQNIFLRHAHTKDLNVILPLGRSNYLGSPELFSLELVNGTPWHHLGYDIMALHTRWHQSTIKQALGGDPTFITTIREPAQLFESLYGYYNLYKFHGELTLYEFLDKLEDEDFKRKDDRFLQKIGRNQMLFDLGFPIEDFDNEEKVKKFVDEVEQNFDLVMVTEKMEESIVLLKHLLCWDYRDLVFLKRNSRAKNKIQKLSVDQTNKLRRWLKADNYLYTKLREVFDKKVEKFGYKKMEEEKQKLSSVMNQIMEGCLSGEKNLQGKILFEELKKSAGCRLYALGEHIFLDEIKKAQWKRADKVALQSLGLR; from the exons ATGACGaaaaggatttcttttattcttctgTCAATATCATGGATTATTGGTTTTGTTACAGTCTTTCAGTGGAAGCTTCATGATAGGGttggaaatgaaaattctcCTTTAGTTAATAATGCAAG GAAAGTTATGCCAGTTGCTACTGTTACAAAGCAGACTTGTGAACCAAAACGAAAAATAGGATTTTTGAAAATGCACAAATGTGCCAGCACaactgttcaaaatatttttctcag GCATGCGCATACAAAGGACCTTAACGTTATTTTACCATTGGGGAGATCTAATTATCTTGGCAGCCCGGAGTTATTCTCATTAGAGCTGGTCAATGGGACCCCTTGGCACCATTTAGGTTACGATATTATGGCTCTGCACACAAGATGGCACCAGAGTACAATAAAACAAGCGTTGGGTGGAGACCCCACTTTTATAACCACAATTCGAGAGCCAGCACAGCTCTTTGAATCTCTTTATGGCTATTACAATTTATATAAATTCCATGGAGAATTGACTTTGTATGAGTTTTTAGACAAATTGGAGGATGAagactttaaaagaaaagatgATAGATTTCTCCAGAAAATTGGAAGAAATCAGATGCTCTTCGATTTAGGATTTCCTAtagaagattttgataatgaagagaaagtaaaaaagtttgttgacgaagttgaacaaaattttgatctagtaATGGTTACCGAGAAAATGGAGGAATCCATAGTGTTATTAAAACACCTTTTGTGCTGGGATTATAGGGATTTAGTATTTCTGAAGCGAAATAGCCGAGCCAAAAATAAGATACAAAAATTGTCTGTTGACCAGACAAATAAATTAAGGAGATGGTTAAAAGCAGATAATTATCTGTACACAAAATTAAGAGAGGTTTTTGacaaaaaggttgaaaaatttGGATACAAGAAgatggaagaagaaaaacagaaattatcttcAGTAATGAATCAAATCATGGAAGGCTGTTTGTCAGGTGAAAAGAACCTGCAAGgaaaaattctctttgaggAATTGAA gaaaagcgCCGGTTGTCGACTGTATGCACTAGGAGAACATATTTTTttggatgaaataaaaaaagctcaATGGAAGAGAGCAGACAAGGTAGCGTTACAATCACTTGGATTGAGATAA